The nucleotide sequence TTCAAGTCCCAGCCCTGTCTCAAAAGCTGAGATCACAACCATCATCTCTAACTCTCCCCATGCTATGTAGATTTGAGCATCCAGCAGcacctctccctctctctcagcCTGAGATCATTGAACCTTTCCAAGTTTATTCAACACTTCGGAAACCATtgaaacaatgttttttcttccctaacCCTCTCAGACTAGAGGTGTGAAGAACCTCTCTGCGTCAGCTAATGAGCTAGTAATTCCTGCAGGGTAAGCGTGGCAAGACACATAGCCTAGGACCTTCACAGAGAAATCTAGAGCCCAACTGAGACCAAACCAATACTCAAAACATCACAAAGTCACTTCACGTCATGAGCTAATTAAGGGGTTAACTTCACCTACGGTCAGCCTGAGAAATGTCTGAGTCCCAGCAGACTATAAATACTCACAGCTAAATGCTTCCAGTAGAATGCCATCACATTTAGTAGAGCTTGTGTGACAGGTCACAAACAAGtgttaccaaaaaaagaaattgttgaCCTGCCTGGACCCAGATTAGAACAATTACACCTATGCTGAATCACTTCAAAAATCCAGCCAATACATCAGCACATTACTAGTGCATTTGCAGGCCAGTACATCACTAGGCCTCAACTCCCATTAAAAAACGTGTATGTATATCCACGCTAGTGATACTGATCTTGTtcttgctttgttatttttgatTTACATTTAAACAAACATTGCTTCCCTTCTACTTTTACACTGCCTTTCACCATAGCACCACAAGGAGGGCTCAGGTATTGCTGTAATACAATAGTACAAATCAGTTTCaacagaaaacctttttttccccagacaagAAGTCAAATGAGCCTATTGTAGAGGAAATTCATAAGCCACTAGAGAAAATTTACCAAATGTTGTGAGCCCAGGGAAAATGTTAACCTCATATATAATGTTGGATCCTTGGAGCCAGATCCTTAGGCGAACACCAGCATTTGACTGACTTTCCGTCAAGTCTAAATATTAAGCTGCTGAAGCTAAACAATTTGGATAGCATAAGATTTTCAGTGGCTTGTTTAGCAGACCCAGATTTCTTAAAATTGGCTCCCTTTCTACAGCTCATTCTAAACCATCCTAATTTTCTGGACCTACTGCCAAATATGCACATCAACACATCACCACCACACCTTGGGTGAGTAAAGCTCCAGGCCCAATGCCAAGTGTTGCAACCACCAGCAACTGGTTGGTGGAATACCCCAGCACAAAAAGCACTGCCTGTGTTACATCTTCCTGGAACTGTGAAAAGgattcttcaaaataattaacataCATTGTAAGCGGAttgcaatatatatatgtacacatataagatttttttaatcctgcatcattatttaaaaataaatttatgaaaCAATTGAACTGTTAGAGAGACATCCTCCCTGTCTCCTTTGCTCACAGAAAACTGTTGCCATCTTGCTGGTAAAGTTCACAGAGTTGAAAATGAAAGATCTTAGCAacaactgaggaaaaaagttCTTGAACACAGCCATCCCAGAACCATGCAAGGGAGTCCAAGTGATTGCTGCCAAtagtttcctttctgaagagaaacttCTGGTTTGACTCACATAGCAGCAAAGCTTGACAGGAGATAACTACCAATGAACGTGAACTGATGCATAGAAAATAGGACTTGCTCAGAAGTAACCAAGTATGTTGTTATCTCCtacctaataaaaaaaaaaggagatgtcTAAGACTGGGTGACAGAGACCATTACATTCCAAGCATGGCACGTGAGATGGAGGTACCAGGTACCTTTTGCCCAGAGCAGTGTCAGCTTACTGCTAGCATACCACTCTGCTGGCATACAGATGAATGCTGTTCCTTCTTTTTGTGAAACTCACATCAGTGTATCAATGAGATGATGGcaaagtggagaagaaaaaactgatAGAAATTTAGATACGGAATGCAGTGTTGGCAAAGCACTGCACTCCCTTTTACTGAATAAATACTTAGGCATTTGCAAGTACCAGTAATTTGGACTTCTAAACCTCTCATTATCATCTCAGTCATCTTGGCTTTAAGAGAAGAATttcctgcaatttttttttttatttttttttagtcttccAGCTGAATTGGCCgtttttcttttatccttcCTTAAAGGTAATTTGCAAAGCTCAGGTTGTTTTTGTCCTTTCAATATTTGGTTCATCAgtatcagaaacaaaaagcactttCTCCCAGATAAAATCACTAGATGAGCTGAGTTTGTAGAACTTAATAAAATTGCATACTTTTGTGTTTGCATTGTACGACTAATTTTTAATAGGCTCATGcatgttattttccatttgaatgGTAGCTATCACACTGTACATTACTATACACAAGAGAAAATAAGTTCTTAGAATGACctataaatgttttttcttaaacagacATTTGTCTAAAACATGTATGAAAATCTTGTGCACACTTCTCTGTATGTTTTGGATATGTGGGAATAAAACTGTAGCAGCAGCTACACACTGTCATAATGTTGACAAAGTCAATGGAGCTGTTATTATGAGTTTTGTCACCATCATACACATATAAGAAGATTAATAAATGAGTATGAGATTATGGCCAAAGGCTAGGTTGCTGAGCTATTTTTCCAAGTCCATTAAGTGTAGGATTCAAAACTCAGCTTCAAAATCCAGGCAGCAGGCAGTAGTGCAGAAAAAAGCCCCCCAAAAAATGGATGCAGCTAGATGATTTTTATAATGGAGTTGTCAGAATAATCAGCTTATATATTATATGTTAATCACTCTGGAATAGTAATCACTCAAAAATTTAGACTCAATGCAATGACGGCCAGAATCATAAATTCACTGAAGGTTCAACTTCTGCCTGAAAGGTGGCAACTGAGAAAATAGAGGTCATCATGTGCAGTTCCATTCTACCATTTTCAGTATTCATTTTCCACATGCAAGCATCTTTTGGTGTCTAGTTTGCTTCTGTCACAAGCAGAGCTCTTTGAGCAAGGGAAGGCTTTGCTTCACCTTTGCTTTAGTCTCTGGATCAAAGACCACATACTGCTAAGAGCTGCATCTAAATTTGGAACAGACTTTTGTGGGGTTGAAACATAGCTCCCTTTATCTCTGTAAGTGCCCTCCCATTCACTGGGACACTAGGGACAGTTTTACAAACTAATAATGATTTGCCTATGACCAATGCCAAAACCAGCATTAATCCTACCACACAGTGCTGAATAAaacacatgattttttttttttttttttttttaagttaacaTGAAGGTTCATCTTGTACAGATTCATGTTGCCTGGATATCTATTAGTCCATTATCAAAACATTTGTATATCTCCTGATGGGAATTGTCCAAATATAATTTAAGAGAGTTCAGATGACTAAGGTGGTGAACAATTTTTAAGCCGTTTCTTCCGTTCCACTGCAGTTTGCAAAGCCCGAAGAATTAAATGTTTGTTATTCAGGATGTTGTAGTTGCAGAGGTTCAACAGCTTGTTGAAATTCCCTTCAGTATATGTAAGCTGACCAGTGCCGTAGGGAGCAAAACAGTTGGACACATCTACTCTTCCCTGCTCCATCTCTGCAGGACTGCGCTCCACATCTGCAATGAACACATAGGAAAGTTCAGACAGCAAGGCTACTGCAATGGAAAACTCCTACCACGCAAGGCAAAATACACAGTGATAGCCCCAGGAAACGGAATTCTCTCAGGAAAATGGATAAAGATTTAAGTGCCGTAACTATACTGCCTCTGCTGCAATAATAATATCCAGTACTTTGCTGATCGGCCTCAATAGCCGCTGATCCACAACTGATAGGCAGAACCACTCTGTCATGCAAAATACCTTCCTCTTGAAATTAGTTTTCCATGAGAATATTTCACTTTTGCAGATTGAGAACTTTGTCTTTTTAGCTTTCCCTTTGGGTGTGCAGAGATGACAGCTCCTTTGCTACCAGCTGGTGGAAAATGACACCAGAATACCCTTGGAAGGGGAATTCTCCCTAAGGTGCCCGAGATAAACTGTTCTCTAAATAGATGCAACAGAATGCAGGGTGAAGTTAATGAGGTTTCTCCAGTGAGTCAGTTCATGAACTTTGTTCATTATTTTGAGGAAAGATTCCTCTTTCACTAAATTGGGAACAATAAAATCAGAGATGATGCACACAAAAGTATTGgtaaaatgaaactgaatttgACAAGTGATTTTTCTAGTGAAACAGATTAATCACTATTTATTCTACTgttgaacaaaagaaaataacctggcagcttttcagaaatgataGATAAACTAGCTTGTTACCCTGGCAAATCCTTCTCTTTGTTATGTTTTCCACACTTTCtattctcaattatttttttcatttaaaccAAGAAATTAGAGGGTTCTTATCATGTTGACTGTGGATACCATTAGTATCTCTTTATCATCATATTGTTAAGAGATAGCGTCAGTGTATCTGTAAGTGGATATAACTTTACTAGCTGCCTCCTGTCCTTAGACTATTAAGGAAAGCATCCAGTCCCAgatagcaaaaaataaattttgcttcAATGTACAGTCTTTAATGCTACTAATTCTGAAGCCTTTCTGTTCAGTCTCTGATTAGTTGACCAAAATTATATCCGTCACACTGGGATTGTAAATACGGTGACTAAGCCAAGCGAGAACATTCCAGTCTCTTGTTTTAGAAAAGTGATAAATTCAATGCAtaatttggattaaaaaaataaattaagaaaaggaACCACATCAAGACCAAGATCAGTTATTGATTAATGCTTGAACTTACTTGGTGCCTTGTATGTTTGGAAGGTATCACACACAAGTGGGAAATAGACCAAGATTGGTGCCTCTAAGCTGTCCTCAAACACATAGCACTCCTTCAGATGCTCCCGATCCTCATGGCTAAGTTCTGTGCAGGGAAATGGGATCCCTTGCTCTAAACAGTACTCTGAGAATAGGTCCAGTGGCTGGatcaacaaagagaaaaactgaagcaCAAGGAGGTTGACATACAGTTACCAAAGCCCATAACAGGCATTTTTGTGTTAGCAAATCTGTGATTaatatgtttataaataagGGTAATTATGGACTGCAACATGTATGCTCTCCTGAGTTTAATATATCCTAGGTGACATAAATTTGGTTGATAACACtgaacatttttgaaagaagattGCTGTTCTCTGAAACTGATTTGAAattcaagactttttttgtgATTCAGTAAGCATAGTAATTCAGATTAGGAAACTGTGATTACACAGGGTGTCTTGCAGAACATAGGTTCTTGCATGTCCACATTCAGTGCACTAAACAATGTCTTCACGCCCTGATACAAATAGTTTATATTAACTTCTATCACACAACCCACAGTGTTCCttcaaacagcaaagcaaaaagcctAACAAGCTTGTGCAAACACAAagtcaaacaaaaaagaaattccaaattCTCATTCAAAAATGACGAAATCAAGTAATAAccaattacattttaaaagttatttatcTAAACATTGGGGAACCTAGTACCACAGTGACAAAGCTGCACAGGTGCACAGAATGGGTAATCTTCTATGTGTCTCTGTCTATCCCTCTGCCCCAGAAACCTTCTGAAAATAACCCCAAGATCAATATAGTCATTTTGCTCATGATATTGAGTAGTATCACGAATgtgattatttaaatttatcaaaataccattttctgaaggaaaaaaagagagaggtgaTAAATTCATCTGCTGGAGTCATACAGATAAAGAATCACTGTTTCAAAACATCACCAGAGTCTGCGATCCTCCGCtgtaatttaaatgcaaaatgacaTCCACTTTCCTTTCCGGCCTCAAAATGGGTGGGCAGCTGGTATTGATGAAGAAAGCTGTATCTACCAGCTTGAGGTAGTCACCCATTGCATTCAGTTGGTTGGGAGAAGAATCAAGCACTGTGTCTGAAAGTCAAAAACTTACACTAGCAATTAATTACGGAAGGAGCAAGcccatttctttccaaatcagCATAACAAAGAAAGGACAGAGACCACACTTATCTTAGGCTTTGACATCATTTTAGCCTCTATGGATCAGGCTTGAGATCAGTAAGAGGGAGCAGTTTTGAGACTCAGCTTCATTCAAAAAGACATGCTAGGCTGCATTTTCAACTGGTGTAAACATGTGGCTACTTTTTGAGCTTCTGTGGTAGTTACTAGGGATTCTTTCCTAGGAACTGAAGCAAACCCTGTTGTGGCTTCTTCAAGACAGAAATGAGACTAGAGGTAAATAACCTGGGGCAAACTAATTCCACCAAGAGCTTCCCAGTCTGTGCAGTTACTTAACTTGTTATAACAATATTAATCAGAATCTGCCTTTATGCTAAATTTTATCAAATATTTGTCCTCATCAGTTATCAGCACTCaaatgatctttaaaaatgcatctaaaACCAGGTGCCCTTACCTTTCCACATGCAGAAGTTTTCATTCTCTAAATACTTGTTATGTAGCTGCAAGCCCTTGATGAAATTATGATAGTATGAAACCGCTGGCCGTCCTGTCATCATTTCTCGAAGAGCATTGGAAAGGTAACCCTTAGGAAGGGATAAGCAAGTTGCCTGCTCATGAGGTCTTGTGGGCAGAGCAGGGTGATCCTCTGCAGAGACAATGATAAGAGGGTCTGTGTCTGCAACAGTCTCTATGATACCAGTAATAACAAGAATGAATCTGAATTTTTGATCACCTAACATCAAGAGTTCACCTGAGTAccttaaaaaaatagcaatgaaaagaaataattaactTTTTGAGCTCAGTGAACCCCCAAAGCAGAACAAGCTCATAATCATCAGTAATGAATGGACAGAAGAGGAATATTTCAGTAACATGCAACtatgatttaaataaataaatagaaaaatctgtGCCCAGCAGCCTACCAGAGTTTAGTGAGCATGCAGAAAAAGGTGTGCTTGAGCCTGAGGAGACTGTCCACTGGAACATGGAGAAGATCCTCTCTAGGGTCCACCCACAAAGCAGCACATTGCAGCCCCAGTCAAGGAGCTGGACACCACTGCTATGCCCTGCCTGGTGGGTGCACACATCTTCCTGCAGGCTCTTCTGGGCGGTGGTGGGTTTCAGTGCCATAGCATCAGTTTGATCCCTGCCTGGCCTCTCCCTCCCCAAAGGGCTTCTCAAGACTAACAGAGCTTTCCAGGAATGCTAAAGAGTGGGCAGAACAAcggttttttttcctgttttccagcacaaccgtttctttcctgcttttccatATCTCACAAAGGCTTGTTGTCCCCTAAGAAACAGGCCATAAATCCTAACCCATTCAAAATATCAGCCTTCACATTTCAGAGAGATGTGAAGACAATGCAGATGCAAGTAAAAAGTAATCCAGACAACTGACCAATGTCATGTTCAGTGCCTCGGGTCCATCTGTGCCAGAAGTCCTCTGAATGGCCTGAGAGGTAGACAACATCCATAAAACTCTGGGAAAATATATTACTCCACGTGCCTTGAAAGTTTatagaaaaaaagtctattaaatattattttgaacaTTTACAGCAAAGTTGTGGAGATCTACTTAGATTCAAATTTTGTGGCTGCCTAGATGAGCACTGTTTCACTTAGAAAATATTATGAATTGTAATATAACTACCAAATGTCATGCCATTCCACATAATGACTGGATTACCAGTCTACTTTCAAAATTCATGTTACTTTTAAAACCACAATCTGACTTCATAATTATATACTTCAGATGATCAGTTCTGTTTTGCTCCAACATGTTCTGGTTTGTTCTAACCTAATAATAAAAGAGCAAATTAATTGCATTCATCTTAGGAGTTTGCctcttcttttgctgcttttgtctgATTTGCATGAAGTTTAAAATGCATCAGATACATGATCTGGTACTAGCATTGCTCCAGTTGCAATAATTATTAAATGCTTATTATTCTCTATAGCCAACTATGTTTTTGTGAAGTTAACTTTTTTCTGAGATAGTAAATCACCTTCCAAGAAGCAGATCCGGGACTCTGGGATCTTTTTCATCAGGTGGCCCATGAAGAACTCGCTACCAAAATCCTGTGAACGAACAAAGGCCCCATATTTCAGGGCACCCACCTCATAAGGCGTGAATTCCATCcactctgcaaagaaaagaattatttaaaagatttattaGCTTGGTCTTGCTGTAAAAGCATTTGGCATTTGTCTAGACTTAAAAATAACTCCTTAGATCtataaaaaatgcatataataATCATTACCTTTAAAATCCAGAGTGCTAAATTTATCCCTGACATTGAGAGACAAGTAAATGGGCAGTGGATTCTGCCCCTGATTCACTGCCAGTTGCTGATCAGAGAGTTTATGAGTATTTTCCTGtttatgaagaacagaaataattgaaaaagaTGAACACGATGCTCTTATATGGCTTCTAAATATGGACTatcaataaaacatttaaatctcAGCAGATTTTGCTCCGTATACTTCTCTTGTTTGGCTCCCAGAATGTGTTCATGTTGATTTGTCTGGAACTCTCCCAAACCTTGCCAAAGTGTTACCACTGATGCttctgaggttttgttttgaaatggagGTTGGAGGGGAAATATGGGAAACTTTTTTTCGATATTCACTAGCTTGTGGCTTGatttaagaaaagataaagcaatTTAGCTACCTTGGAAATGCTCAGGATAAAAGTCAACCAAGTGCCATTGAATACTGCTTTATTGTTTGCTGGTATGGCTATTCCTGAACTTTGTTCTGTCAGAGCCACCTACCCTCTACATGTTACTAGAATGGTTACTTCTGAAATTAAAGGATGAAAATCAGTTAGTTTCATGACCACCTTGACTTTTTACACGCCAGACATTTCCCCCAGATGCTAACATTTTAGGCTGaccatgtttttcttctaaaaatccAAAGAAAGTGACCTCAGAGTTTTTGAGACCCTTTCTTCTTCAGGCATAACTAGTTCCAGAATTTTAGATATGAAAAGTTAGAAATCCTCTGGAAAAAGGGATGGATATATAATACCTCATCATGTAGCATAGAGTCAATGAAGAGTCCCCACAAATCTGTGAAAGAGAGCTTGTGGCCCTCTAGCTTTCTTTCACACAACTCCTTTTCATAGTATTTCAGATgatctgcagagaaacagtGCAGTTTGCTCTTGATCACATATTTCTGGATATCATCAATTGGTCCTCTGAGATCCTTCTGTGACCAATTTGCATCTTCATATAGCTTTGCCATAGTCCTGGTAAAAAGAATACTGGGATTCAACTCTGGTATCTGAAAATTCACAGGCTTACATTACACACGtgcattttgtttctggttATCACTCTGCTAACATGAACAACAAAGAGAAGACCAACTCTCCTTACCATGTTGTGGCAGATAAACCACTGATGTATGAGATACAGTCCAAAACACCTAACTCCTGTAAAGCTAGAAGACTGCCAAACATCGACGTCATAGACCGCACTCCTCCTGCTGTGGTCATTACTGCCACCACTGGCACCTGCTTTGCACACAAAGGCATGGAGTCATTCATTAATGgatgaaatagagaaaaaaaaataaagtcctgTCTATTCACTATTTTAAGTCTACAAGCACTTAAGACTTGGTTGACAAATGTTCTCCAGCACAAAACATCAAGGGATGGGTGTTCTGGGAGCACCAAAAATTTCTGGATATAGGTGCTCACGATAACCTGGTTTATACACTTCAGTCTAAAAGATGTGGAGGAGTTATATAGATAGGTGTGCAAGTACATCACATCCTCTTCATTCAAAGGGCAAAGAATAACTCAAGTTCCCAAGCTGTTGTCTCACACACCTCATCTTCCTGCAGGTCTTCATCGAgttgaagaacattttttagagcagcagcaacaaccttcttccttttacagatgaaatatttctcCTCTGCACATAGATCAAACCCCAAGCGCAAATCTAAGTTCTTGCAACTAGAGCACAAGACAAGAACAAAGAAGATACATTAAATGTAAGTCACTGCTAGAGCTACTGCTTGAGACGTCAAGCAAAAATCAGCACCAAAAAGACATCAGTTTAAAGAAACACTACTTCCATGCATGTGATGACCCCCATATGCAAACAAATGCCGTATATTTCTGCCTTACTATGGAGATTTCATTCAATCATGAGGAAACTAAATGAATCAAATTCCCTGctgacaaaaagaaaggaacataTCTGAATTTAAACTGTTTCACATTGAGCCCTCAAATCTGGACACCTCTTCATGGACTTCTCCTATGTGTGCATTTCCTGAAGACCAGGGTGGCCCAACAGTTGCTGAAACTTAACACATCTCAGGAAAAAAGTAACTCTAATCTGATTCTAATACTGCATTAGGCTCTTTGCTGCTGATAACATGAGTTGTAAATCTTTGAGTTGGAATAGGTCtcttaaatgtttcctttcatcTCTGTATATAATTATGAACATCATGTGAATCGTTAATTTCGtaacattcattttcacaagTCAGCTCTTTCAGGTTTGGGGCTGTTTGATGttgcattttgttattttattttacttgttttttgttgccttttttttttttcttctccaaagaggTTATTTTGTCCCTTCTGTGACTTACAATTAATATTCAGTAAAAGCTCTG is from Numida meleagris isolate 19003 breed g44 Domestic line chromosome 6, NumMel1.0, whole genome shotgun sequence and encodes:
- the LOC110401872 gene encoding cytosolic phospholipase A2 epsilon-like isoform X2, which gives rise to MGSSAYSPLDRFIQANPHRKTGIRKGNHGRPCSAEDEPEKSQLCWLTVKIIGMRNLHKADLLSQTDCYVRLWLPAASHREAQTRTVSNCRNPVWNETFHFMIQSEVKNVLELTVCDEDTITPDDQLLTVRFDVAKIRPGEKVRLNFELSPENQEELEVEFLLDNIPGVSEKIVTNGVLVSRELSCVEVQLDDTKMRSPCTRRDFTFTVKGSYEETRDISMGPCCSQRGSDSTMFHYIKYSQPNLDVILPKERFYCGHGASRREMDVNSPLSVPLNSLDLGKKTTVLRSASYEVSVKEEDGCKNLDLRLGFDLCAEEKYFICKRKKVVAAALKNVLQLDEDLQEDEVPVVAVMTTAGGVRSMTSMFGSLLALQELGVLDCISYISGLSATTWTMAKLYEDANWSQKDLRGPIDDIQKYVIKSKLHCFSADHLKYYEKELCERKLEGHKLSFTDLWGLFIDSMLHDEENTHKLSDQQLAVNQGQNPLPIYLSLNVRDKFSTLDFKEWMEFTPYEVGALKYGAFVRSQDFGSEFFMGHLMKKIPESRICFLEGTWSNIFSQSFMDVVYLSGHSEDFWHRWTRGTEHDIEDHPALPTRPHEQATCLSLPKGYLSNALREMMTGRPAVSYYHNFIKGLQLHNKYLENENFCMWKDTVLDSSPNQLNAMGDYLKLVDTAFFINTSCPPILRPERKVDVILHLNYSGGSQTLPLDLFSEYCLEQGIPFPCTELSHEDREHLKECYVFEDSLEAPILVYFPLVCDTFQTYKAPNVERSPAEMEQGRVDVSNCFAPYGTGQLTYTEGNFNKLLNLCNYNILNNKHLILRALQTAVERKKRLKNCSPP
- the LOC110401872 gene encoding cytosolic phospholipase A2 epsilon-like isoform X1, with the protein product MGSSAYSPLDRFIQANPHRKTGIRKGNHGRPCSAEDEPEKSQLCWLTVKIIGMRNLHKADLLSQTDCYVRLWLPAASHREAQTRTVSNCRNPVWNETFHFMIQSEVKNVLELTVCDEDTITPDDQLLTVRFDVAKIRPGEKVRLNFELSPENQEELEVEFLLDNIPGVSEKIVTNGVLVSRELSCVEVQLDDTKMRSPCTRRDFTFTVKGSYEETRDISMGPCCSQRGSDSTMFHYIKYSQPNLDVILPKERFYCGHGASRREMDVNSPLSVPLNSLDLGKKTTVLRSASYEVSVKEEDGCKNLDLRLGFDLCAEEKYFICKRKKVVAAALKNVLQLDEDLQEDEQVPVVAVMTTAGGVRSMTSMFGSLLALQELGVLDCISYISGLSATTWTMAKLYEDANWSQKDLRGPIDDIQKYVIKSKLHCFSADHLKYYEKELCERKLEGHKLSFTDLWGLFIDSMLHDEENTHKLSDQQLAVNQGQNPLPIYLSLNVRDKFSTLDFKEWMEFTPYEVGALKYGAFVRSQDFGSEFFMGHLMKKIPESRICFLEGTWSNIFSQSFMDVVYLSGHSEDFWHRWTRGTEHDIEDHPALPTRPHEQATCLSLPKGYLSNALREMMTGRPAVSYYHNFIKGLQLHNKYLENENFCMWKDTVLDSSPNQLNAMGDYLKLVDTAFFINTSCPPILRPERKVDVILHLNYSGGSQTLPLDLFSEYCLEQGIPFPCTELSHEDREHLKECYVFEDSLEAPILVYFPLVCDTFQTYKAPNVERSPAEMEQGRVDVSNCFAPYGTGQLTYTEGNFNKLLNLCNYNILNNKHLILRALQTAVERKKRLKNCSPP